A region of Actinobacillus porcitonsillarum DNA encodes the following proteins:
- the rsmC gene encoding 16S rRNA (guanine(1207)-N(2))-methyltransferase RsmC: MLSIESEVLARHLPVFEGKSILFFGDVRDDFARSLTQAREVHILTNYFDYAHHRQAVEFSLENANQAELGVFYWTKNKQECQFQLLQWLSQSSQGQELLVIGENRAGVRSVEKMLEPFGNIAKIDSARRCGLYHFELQNVPNFDCKKFWKSYRLNELEIFALPAVFSSSELDGGTKLLLSTFHKADGLKGNVLDLGCGAGVIGVSLKKMFPKIKLTMSDIHAMALASSERTLAENQLEGKVVASDVFSHIDGRFDLIISNPPFHDGIDTAYRAVESLILQAKNHLTKGGELRIVANAFLPYPDLLDQAFGSHQLLAKSTKFKVYSAKA, from the coding sequence ATGTTATCCATTGAAAGTGAAGTTTTAGCACGTCATTTGCCCGTGTTTGAAGGCAAATCCATCTTATTTTTTGGCGATGTACGAGATGATTTCGCTCGATCGCTCACGCAAGCAAGAGAAGTCCATATTTTAACAAACTATTTTGATTACGCTCATCATCGACAAGCGGTCGAATTTAGCTTAGAAAATGCAAATCAAGCAGAATTAGGTGTGTTTTACTGGACTAAAAACAAGCAAGAATGTCAGTTTCAACTATTGCAGTGGTTATCGCAATCATCACAAGGGCAAGAATTACTGGTTATCGGGGAAAATCGTGCCGGTGTGCGTTCGGTTGAAAAAATGCTTGAGCCATTTGGCAACATCGCCAAAATTGACTCAGCACGCCGTTGTGGCTTGTACCATTTTGAACTACAAAATGTCCCAAATTTTGATTGCAAAAAATTCTGGAAATCTTACCGCTTAAATGAATTAGAGATTTTTGCTTTACCGGCTGTCTTCAGTTCATCAGAACTCGATGGTGGCACAAAACTCTTACTTTCTACCTTCCATAAAGCCGATGGATTAAAAGGTAATGTGTTAGATTTAGGCTGCGGGGCTGGTGTGATCGGAGTGAGTTTGAAAAAAATGTTCCCGAAAATTAAATTAACAATGAGTGATATTCACGCAATGGCATTAGCTTCAAGCGAAAGAACGCTTGCTGAAAACCAACTTGAAGGAAAGGTAGTTGCCAGCGATGTATTTTCACATATTGATGGTCGCTTTGATTTAATTATTTCAAATCCACCGTTCCACGATGGCATTGATACTGCTTATCGAGCCGTGGAAAGTCTTATTCTACAAGCGAAAAATCATTTAACGAAAGGTGGAGAATTGCGGATTGTGGCAAATGCTTTTTTACCTTATCCGGATTTATTAGATCAAGCATTTGGTTCTCATCAGCTATTAGCGAAATCTACTAAATTTAAAGTTTATTCTGCTAAGGCTTAA
- a CDS encoding DNA polymerase III subunit psi, with amino-acid sequence MNRRDLLLSEMGITQWQLKKPEVLKGDAQIRLNSAIKLVVICEADYQKTGLFRDVLHSLSLQDVEYQWLDNEQSQRLSIDHSILLWLIEEEQAGKIAQHFANQTIIQTASWNELAKVEEKRKLWKALEQFCKVIE; translated from the coding sequence ATGAATAGACGAGATTTACTACTCAGCGAAATGGGTATTACACAATGGCAATTGAAGAAACCGGAAGTCTTAAAAGGCGATGCGCAAATTCGCTTGAATTCGGCGATAAAATTGGTGGTAATTTGTGAAGCTGATTATCAAAAAACCGGTTTATTCCGAGATGTATTGCATTCGCTTTCGCTACAAGATGTGGAATACCAATGGTTGGATAACGAGCAATCTCAACGTTTGAGCATCGATCATTCCATTTTACTTTGGCTGATCGAAGAAGAACAAGCGGGTAAAATTGCGCAACATTTTGCAAATCAAACGATTATTCAAACCGCTAGCTGGAACGAATTAGCGAAAGTGGAAGAAAAGCGGAAACTTTGGAAAGCGTTAGAACAATTTTGTAAAGTTATAGAATAA
- the znuA gene encoding zinc ABC transporter substrate-binding protein ZnuA — protein MKKTILSLSLLSLSLFSHAEVLTTIKPLGFIANAITDGVTDTKVLLPVSASPHDYSLKPSDVEQLNSAQLVVWVGHGLESFLDKSIDKLPKERVLTLAEVPAIAEIVAKTEKHDDHDHDHGHHEHSHAHDGHDHSKDWHIWLSSDAADIAAEQIAARLTQQYPAQEAKIADNLANFKTVLTAKKVELQKQLAPVKEKGYYTFHEAYGYFESAYGLHPLGSFTINPTVAPGAKTLAKIKEHVSSKQAKCLFAEPQFTPRVIESLSKGTQVKVGQLDPLGAKIEMGKNAYPTFLQSLADEFSQCLAEK, from the coding sequence ATGAAAAAAACAATCCTATCGCTAAGCCTACTTTCCTTAAGTTTGTTTAGTCATGCAGAAGTATTAACAACGATTAAACCTTTAGGGTTTATTGCAAATGCAATCACAGATGGTGTAACGGACACAAAAGTATTATTGCCCGTAAGCGCTTCCCCACATGATTACAGCTTAAAACCTTCAGATGTAGAACAATTAAATTCTGCGCAGTTAGTTGTATGGGTTGGGCATGGGCTAGAGTCTTTTTTAGACAAGAGTATTGATAAGCTACCAAAAGAACGTGTACTGACTTTAGCTGAAGTGCCAGCCATTGCAGAAATTGTTGCAAAAACGGAAAAGCACGATGATCACGACCACGATCACGGTCATCACGAACACAGCCATGCTCACGATGGACACGATCACAGTAAAGACTGGCACATTTGGCTCTCCTCTGATGCGGCAGATATTGCGGCAGAACAAATTGCCGCGCGTCTGACGCAACAATATCCTGCACAAGAAGCCAAAATTGCGGATAATTTAGCTAACTTTAAGACCGTATTAACCGCAAAAAAAGTCGAGTTACAGAAACAGCTTGCACCGGTTAAAGAAAAAGGTTACTACACATTCCACGAAGCTTATGGTTATTTTGAATCGGCTTATGGATTACATCCACTTGGCTCTTTTACGATCAATCCAACCGTTGCACCGGGGGCAAAAACGTTAGCGAAAATTAAAGAACACGTGAGCTCAAAACAGGCTAAATGTTTATTTGCTGAGCCACAATTTACGCCACGAGTCATTGAAAGTCTAAGTAAAGGCACACAAGTTAAAGTCGGACAGCTCGATCCACTTGGTGCTAAAATTGAAATGGGCAAAAATGCTTATCCGACATTCTTACAAAGTTTAGCGGATGAATTTAGCCAATGTTTGGCAGAAAAATAG